The genomic interval atctatctatctacctgtgcacacaccttggaaactagatgataatgatggtagttgtgaatagtagcaaccaaagtctgaagtaccatcacagaggctagctactagtgtttcttactgcagcttcttctgctgtgtaacgtagttagcgttagtcttttcacaacagcgacacctctgttcaggagaatattgcaactagtgtcgcgaccaccacaCGCGAGTGTAAATGGTTAcagcgcttctgtgacgtcacattgtcgcgctactggtcgggtgcgtcgagtatgttgGACGTTTTAGTTGGTGTTAAATGTCCTCTTTTTTCCCTTCCCAGGCTAACAACAGCTGGCAGGACACCACcaacccctcctccatcacctctCCACCTGGGGCCCCTGGCAGCATCCATTCAGACACCTCCAATTAAGACACATGCTTTTCttccacactctcacacagacacccgCTGACACGTGCACCTGAGTTCCCCTGTTATTTCTCAACCCTTTCCACTCTCCTGGTGTGGGACATTTCTTCCACTCTGCCCCCAAACCACTGCCATCTGCCCTGCTCCAACCCCCACTCCACCTCCTAtgccctcacctcacctcaaccCCCCAACCTCAAGATTGACACTACACTACCCATAAGCCATCTGGACCATCCCACCGGGCCGGGCATGATGGGgaaaagcacacaaacactcaacgCTCGCTCCAGAGGAACACAGCAGAGCAACAAAGCGCAAAAGGACAGGACTGCCTTCATCACAGAGGGCACAACTCACACTGCTGGACCACAACAACACTCCTCCACatacagtggagagagagagagagagagagagagagagagagagagagagagaacatacagAGAGGCCTCTAGTTGTGAGCCAGAAAGCCACGTGCAACGCAATGCAGCGTGGCGTAAAGTGATGGTCGGGTCTCCCACCCACGACCACAGTGGGGTCCACTGGCCTGAGATTATCTGACTCACTCatcatccatgcacacacacacacacacactcactcactcactcttacacacacacacacacacacacacatatacacacatacacaccacacacacacattcaaacaaggCATCACCCTTTGTGGACTTCTTCTTCGTGGACTTCTGCATTAGTTTGTGAGGGTGAAACCAGCAGGCGGCTGAGTCAGAGATGCCCTTCAGCCTCGGGGAGGAGTCGGAAGCTCCCTCCAATCACAGTGGACACCTCGCTCCCCTGGGTCCCACAGACACCACCATAATAACCGCCACGCTTGTACCAAAGTGCTGTCCAACAGTGGTCACCTCCTTCTGTTTTTCCTCACAGACCAACAACCACAGACACCCTCGAACTGACCACCCACGCAAGTTCTCCCGACATCCTGTTCTGCTTGTTGCAAGTCAGTTCCTTTTTAACAGagtttcaaaagagaaaaaaagagaaaagctcAACGTAGCACTGTTATTATGTAAGTGAAGAGAACCTTTTAGTATTGTAATAAGGTTGTTTAAAGTACTTTTATCAAACCTCTCGATGCTTGTaaatggacacacatacacacacacacacacacatgacgttTACAACAGCTGacaatgaaaatgtgttaagCACAAGTATTTTTTCCAGCTATTGGACCTCTTCCATAGGACACACAGGTCAGGGCATAGGATGCTTttgctcaaaaagaaaacataaggGAGTGCTGGTGGTTGCAGCAGAACGTGTGTCAGACGTGGCGCTCACAGGCCGAAAAGACAGGAAAGTACTGTGCAGGAGGTTGGGAGAGGAGAATGTATAGGCTTTCTATGGAAATGGATTTCTCTcattttcacactcacacacacacaaatacaaacacatgcgcgcacacacacacacacacacacacacatacacactctgcaGCCACCGTGGTCACTTCTGTTCAGTACTGTTTTGTAATtcttggattttttttattttgttttcaaaaataaatgtagtgtaatgtttttttgttgttttcataaTAATGCCCCAGCTaccaaatacaaaaaaagaactACATTGTAGAGTTGAGAAAATCTTAAGGGTAGGGGAGACGTATGTGGGAGATTTGAATAGGGAATGGGTTAAGACCAGAAGAATGCAATGTGTAATTGTCTTCCATGCATGTAAACGTCGGTGTTTTTTGTGGTGTTCATCGGACCTACTCATCTCCATTAGTTCACCGTTAACTtagcttttttttcttcttcttttcttaaaaaaaaaaaaaaacacttctggAGAAGAggttgtaacacatttttgagAGGGTACTAATGACAGaccaaaaaggaaaaaaaaaaaactcatcatgcacacacactgtactgacTGTCCTGCTGGCTGGTGTTTTCTGTTCCTGTTATTTCATCGAATGGTTTCTGTTTAGGGTTCCCAAACAGGTAGCTGCAtctgaccccccaccccaccccccttcccaaCATGCAGGAGGCCACAGATGACCGATAAGCAGTCGTTACCTGTATTGTTCCAAACCAAAAATGTTTTCAGATATGTAAATTATGATGACAAAACTGTGGTGCGTCTGTCAGTCAGAGATACAGCTGGGGAGGCGAGGAGGTTTGTCAGTTTTGCatcagtgtatgtgtttgtttgactgtgtgtgtgtgtgtacacggttgtgtgtgtgtgtgtgtgtacacagttgtgcgtgtgtgtgcgtgtgtgtgtctgatcttaCCTTACGTTGCTCTTGGTGTAAAGGTGGGtgggatgtttttttgttgtgggTGGTCTGGGAAATAGAGGTGTAGGAAAGGTCGTTTGATCACTCACCCCTGTGCTTTGAGTCGATTGTATCGTGTGTGCAATGACAGCATCCATTCCACAAGAAGGCTCGCTGTCACTCTAGTCCTAACAGCTGACCCCATGGCGGGAACTCCACTCTTTGTCTGTTATCTAGGCCACTCAAACAAGGGCTTTTTCTCTCCTTTGAATATGAACCAAAAAAGAGCAGTACTGGGTGCGTGATGATTCAAGACTAGAGCCTATACAGAAACACAAATTccacatttttattttctctaacttttttttttttgttaacttgttaaGAAAAGTCATAGTAGAACCAGAGTGTTTTGATATATGAATGACAAATTCTACATATGACGCAAAGGACACTGAAATGTAAATTAGAGTTTTGTTCATGGATGACCAAACTCTGACAAGCTTTTCAAGGTATTAGCCAGATTTTGATGTCCTCTGTTCCTTACTGTTACTTAAAAGCGTTTCATATGGCTGTCTTTTACAAGTCTTGCTGTTACTACACCAAAATTatcattttcttttgttttctacCAGTCGTCTGTGGGTGTCACTGTACAGATTGTGGAATGTTTCAACATATATCTTTTTATATAAAGAttctgttcttttctttttttgagtTGCCTGGTTTGTTTTTGCCTTTACTCTGCATATGTGGTAGAGCAACAatcttttattcttttttacaaaaaaaaatattttaacagCTTAGAATTTAAGTTTGACTGTGGATTTTGGAGTGATTATGTTGCTTATTTAGTGTTTTTTGTGGAAAACTGAGTTTGCGTTTGGTGCAGTGAGAAACACTTCCTACACACATAGATTAGGCTCTTTTTTGAAATAAAACTACCACAAATGTGCACTGTAGCAATACTTTCTCCACAAGCAGAAATCCAAAACTGCACTCATTCACCGTAGAATGTAGCTGATGAATTAACTTGTACAGGTCAGACAGAGTGTAGCTTTCATTTTTGAATTCTGACTTGTAACCTTTCTCTAAATTGGACACTGAGGTTTGATCAGTCACGTTTTAACATCgtgaattttctttttttgtcttaaGTGTTGTGCTTCTTCATAGTTTGGGGTCTAGCTTAAGTGGATACAGTGTTCTTCTTTTAAAACTGATGCCTGTTCCACAGTCACTGAGCTTGTGTTCACTGACATCCTGCTACTCCTCACCTTAAAAAGCATCTCAGTCTCTGCACTGTTCAAGTGGCTTCCCCTGCACCAAATCAGAACTGCATCGATAGCGTTTTTATATACTTTGTTTTATTAGACTCTTAGTGTCTCCCTTCTTTCATTCTTCTTTCTTCACCccattctttttcttctctacctctctctctccattttctctTGTATATAAATCCCTCTGTTTTCAGACTGGTCAGTCTGTAAAATCCTTTTATACCTCAACTTTAGAACTGTTCTAGTAAGAGAAAAATATGAGAAAATTGTAGTGTTCCTTATTAGAAATACAAAAAACTAATAAAATAATCTAGTGTGCTTTTTATCATTTTGGGGTGTTTATTTTGGGGATGTTTATTTGCTTGTTTTAATGGGAACAATGACCTTTAGTCACTACAACTATGCTATTGTGacttacaaaaaaaataaaaaatgtataaaGAACCTTGCACTGTTTCTATGTTGCCCCCAGAGGCCTGGGAATACTTCAAATCTTCACTGAATAGTGTACTTATTTTGTAAACGAATACCAACTACGTAGCACATTGGTTGTTGTATTATTGACACAATGACTCATGACCTGCAGTAGTGTTAGTTTACAGAATTTATGGCATGACCAGTACATTTTCAGGACAAGTACAAACAAGGAATCAAAGTTATTTTTCGCTgtggcatatatatatatatatatatatatatatatatatatattatggcacacacacacatacaaaaaggcTAAACATGTTTTATTTGTTATACCAAGCTGATGAAACAAAATATGATGGTGTGTATTTATatgcaatacaatgtaaaatTATAGATGGACACTGTTAGGGTGAACGATTACAACACATTTTAATAGCTGATCTAGCCTCATTTTCCAACAGTAGACAGGACCAATGTGAGAAAATCCTTCCCAGGCCAGCTGGGATATCTGGACAGCTGGCACAACTGGGCACTATTCTCTGCCTTGACCACCTTTCTAATCAACTGCCCCTGTGAATCGCCAATAAGGCATTTACATCCCTGTTGTCCCAGGGCTGTAGCTTGGTGTCCTGTGGTAGACGGGCAGGGCCTGTACTGGGCAGTTCCCTGGTCTAAATGTAAAGCAGGTCACTGCATCAGCTGCACAGATTGGAGAAAGCATTGTTCTGTTCACCTTCCTTTGGTGAATTACATTCTTGCATGGTGATCCGCTAACGCGTTGTGCCTAACAATGCCCTTTAGCTGTTGTTTAGCTgtaaatcagtgtaacctactgcctctcagggcttattgcttaattctaGAACTCCACCAATGCATATTATACAACATTAACATGAAGTGCTGCGTCATTTGTGATAATATAACTTTTTATCTTTCACAAGGAACACACCCTTGTCACCAAACACCAATATATTGGATGCCCACTTATATGCTCATCAGTCGCAACTTGCACCATAATCATGTTTTCCATAAAAGAAGTGTCCTATGCACAGAACAACTTTATCCGGTGCTGCTTACTGAGAACAGAGGGAGTCTTAAAGAGCTGCGTTTGGAACCGTCTTTCTTCTTGAACTCAACAGGGGatagctccccctgctggtCACCCTCAGTCCTGCACAGGAAGCACAGAATCTGCTTGAATGTCTTTCTCATGTCCTCATCCCGGTACGAGTATATGATGGGATTCACCAGCGAGTTGCACTCAGCCAGGGCCAGACAGTACTTCTCATACTTCAGAACCTGGCAAACCTTGCAGTTTAACCCGTCCAGAAGGAGAATCACAAGGCCTGGGGTCCAGCAGATGACAAAAGCACCTAAAGACAAATACCACAACAAAACACCTAAGAAAAAGACGCATCCTCGGTCTTACAGATGTGACCTGTACCCTACTTTTACAACACCATAAAACTAACTGGCATGCAAATATTGCTTTGTAGAGGATGCAACACGCAGCAGGTGAGATAAACTGACTCactgcagacagacaggaagttgAGCAATAACCCCTGGTAGAGGAAGTGCAAAGGATTTTAAAAAAACTGGTTTGCCAGCTTTTGTGTCTTCAGGAACAGGTTTAAAATTTGTTAATGCACTTTCAGTAACGATTCCAAACTCAAGAACCGTTGGATGACACTTTTATACCTATAATGCTAAAAGAAAAAGCATGCCAGTTATATAAAAAATGGAGTCCTTGCCAAACCATTTACTGTAAAACAAAATCCAGGGTTGTTAACTAAGGCACAATCAATTGTAGAAATATGCAGTTGTTGCATAACAGAGAAGATAACAACTTTGCGGGGCAAGGCTGATCTTGTTGGCGAAAAACAACCAGTTGTTTGTCTAGAGAACACTTTAGACATTGCTTGAATAACCACACACAATACCCGGTGGTGTTGTCTGTAGATAGTTAGTCCACAGCCATGTAATTACAGGACAGTAGTGCATTCTTAAGGTGATTCAGACTCTGGGCTCTGCAAAACTCCTTGAGACAACTTCATTTGTTTTGGCGCTATctaaataaaactgaaaatgAACTGGATAAGGGGCAAAGTATACGCCTGCTGTGCCATATCAGCAATtggtaaaaaacaaaaacaaaggaaaTCACGCCCATATTGTAAACTTTAATCAGTCACTTACCCAGAACTATGGCCACAGTCTTCATCAGGTTTACGACGGTCTCGTAATTCAGCTGGTCAACATCCAGGGCTGGCCTGCTGCGGCAGCGACGGTGCACGTAGACGAAGATGCGCGCGTACATGGCCACCATGATGGAGAACATGATGAGGTTCAGCATGGCCCAGAACGCCAGGAAGCTGCGTTTGTACAGGGGCGCTGTGATGGAGCAGGCGTCCAGGTCGCATATGCAGTCCCAGCCCATGAAAGGCACCAGGCCCATGAACACAGCCACCGCCCAGATACCCAGGATCAACAGCCCCACGCGCCGGTTGGACATGCTGCTGTGGAGCTGCATGGTGAAGATGGTCTGGTGCCGCTCCACAGCCACCGCCAGGAGGTTGGCCACTGAGGCCATCAGGCTCATGTCCACCAGGGCCCCACGGACGAACCACTGGTGCTTGGAGAGACCAATGGTGTACGGCCCCGTGTGGAAGAGTAGGTTGACATAGGACACCCCCGCAAACAGGTCCGCTGCCGCCATGTTGCCCAGTAGGTAATAAATGGGAAAGTGGAAATTGCGGTTAATTATGATGGCAGTGATGACTAATATGTTGGACAGTATGACAATGACACAGACTGTGAGCCCAACACCGAGCACCACATAGTCTCTTGTGGACCAATCGTCTGTGATGTACTTCCCGCTGTAATTGTAGAAGAATTGGACTGGTTTGTCATAGTTCTCACAGTGTTGCATTGCTAAGGAAGACAAGACAAGCTCCAGGCAGCTGATGTGGATTCCTCTTGTGGGTGCAGACACCTGGGCCGGATAATGCACGCAGTGAATGTGGGTTTGCCAGAACCAGCTAGGCTAGAAAAAAATCCTCCATGATGGTGGCTGAAGAACTAAGAAATTGGGCTACTTTGTAATCCAATCAGCAGGTTTTATTTCTGTgaaatagtcaagtcaagtcacttttatttatatagcacatttttgtaataaaataaaatagtaaAACATTTAAGAATTACCTTATGGGCTAAAGCCTATCCTCCCCTGACATATTGGTTATAATGGTAAGAGGTATgtgggtcattccatgtcaaatcaaatAAGGCTGTTTTGATCAAACCTTGTCTATATGATGAATGGAtcccaaaaccaaggcctgtaaaaATACTTCTGTTCAAATCCTATGTCTTCATATTTTTTCAGCCTGAAAAGCACATTATCTGGGAAGCGATGTTCGGGCATTCATATCACGAAGGTTTGGGCAGGCTATCAGAATATTAACACCCAAACATGGACTCCAAGATAAGGCAGAGTGtaaaaatattatttaaaaaaaaaaaaaatcaaagatgaaaaaaagtaggcctatgaaaacattggaattcaacaaaaaatattttacaggtcttAAGTTTTGGGACCTAAACATTGTGTAGATTAGACAAACTCTGAGCAAAAGAGACAGTGCAGTAATAATTGTCCTGGATTCTGTCTGATTTGATGGAATGACCCGTGTGTGATGTCTAATCTGTAGCTAAACTGGCAGATGACCAGGCCTGATCTAAATAATGTTAATATATCAAGGTTGTGTAAAGACAGGACAGCAACTGCTATCGTTGTTAACCACGCTCTCACTGTAACCTATCATAAGGAGAACGTTCAAAATAACGCGCAATGGCGCTGGTTTAAAACAAGGCTATTAGCCTATTCCAACAACAAACTCACAGGGTCGATTTAAAACGTTTGTTAAAACAGAGAATGTTTTGTAGCCTCTAATAAAAATGACTTACATTGCCAGTCCACCCAAACGGTTGAATTCCATAGAAGTAGAGCGGAATGTCACCCAGTGCGTTGCTTACCGTTGTCCAGGTACACGCCTTGTAAAGTAGACCGATATTTCATAGAGGCACATTCTACGTCGAATGTACAAGAGTTCGGGTTCGGATATCTGACGGACGGATAAGGGTGGCACGTGCCGCTCACTTCAGTGGAACTGTTTCAATAGACACCAATGAGCGTCTGCATTTGTTAAGCGACTAAAGCAGCATACAGACCGACTAACCACTAACAACGCTGACGCAACGTGAACATAAAAAAAGCAGATAATGTAGCCTTCACTTCTACGGAAACGTTGAGcgagtttgcaacaacacgtgTCCTGTCCTAATGAAAGATGGGATTAATGCTATTTCAAATATTGATAAAGCCAATATGCTTAATAAAGCATTTGCAGATATTCACAAGGGTAGCCATCTAGAGGAGCGTTTTAAGAAACGGAAAGAAGAAGTATCGAAAGCAAACAAGAATGTTTTAAATCAAAAAGAACAAAATATGTCTATTATGGATGCAGACTTTAGTATGTCAGAACTTAAAAGGGCACTGAATAATACTGCATACTCTGCTCCAGGGAGTGATAATTTATGCTATGTGAAACTTCCTGACAATGTATTAGAGAACATCCTTAGTCTATTTAATAAGGTATGGAATGAAGGTAATTTACCAACCATTTGGAAAGGGGCAACAATTCTACCATTCCCTAAACCAGGTAAAGATGCAACTAGCCCAGGAAATTATAGGCCTATTGCACTCACTTCACATTTGGGTAAATTGATGGAAAAACTTATAGTAGTGAGATTAAATTATTTCTTAGAATATATCAACCCTCTAAAGGGATATCAAACAGGATTTAGGAGGTGCAGGTCTACAATGGATGATTTGGTTAAGCTATGTAATGAAATTGAAAAAGCACTAATTATGAAAGAAGTAATGATTGCAGTCTTTTTGGATATTGAAAAAGCCTATGACACAATGTGGAGAGAAGGTCTATTGATTAAGTTAAAAAAGCTAGGTATTAATGGGAAAATGTATAATTACATACTTGATTTTCTTTCGCTCCATTAGAGTCAAAGTTGGTGATGCAGGATCTGCAGAATGCATTGTCGAAAATGGTATTCCTCAGGGAAGTGCTATCAGTCCCATTCTGTTCAACATAATGATTAATGATATATATGAGAATCTGGGGGATAATTATGATGGTCTACTATATGCAGATGATGCTGTCATTTGGAGAAGGGGACGCAACATCTCATATGTTAATAGTAAGATACAAAAGGATATTAACATTCTTGAACAATGGGGAGTTGACTGGGGCTTTACATTTTCTGTTCAAAAATCACAGGTGATGTATTTTACTAGGAAGAAAATTCATGAATACCATAAATATCTACTATATAATCAGCAACTGGAGATAAGTGAAAAATTTAAATACTTGGGAGTATGGTTGGATTCCAAACTTACATGGAAAAATCACATTGAGTATATTGAAACTAAATGTAAAAAGGTAATTAATCTTATGAGGATGGTTACTGGGCATAATTGGGAAGCTGACAGACAGTCCTTGATTAACATGTATAAAGCACTGATAAGATCATCCATTGATTATGGCAGCATAGTATACAGTTCCGCATGTGAGTTCTCTCATGAAAATTGAGAGAATACAATATAAGGCCTTAAGACTTGCCTTAGGCACATTTAAATCAACCCCTACTAGTGCTTTATTAGTAGAAACTAAGGAAGCCCCTATTAATTTAAGATTTGATCAATTATGTTTGACTTACTGGGTCAGGTTAAAGGGAAGTTTTAACAACTCTTCTATGTCTAGATGATTGCTGGGAATACTCAAAGAAGTCCTGTGGATTTGGTTGAAGCATTAACAGTTTAGTCAATGATTAAGAGACCTCAAGTATGGCCCAGCATTAACATTAATCTGCATTCCCCCATGGCTACTTCCTGATCCAAAAGTTAATGTTGATTTACAGAAAAGCATGAACATCCTACCAAACAAAGCTTCACTGATGCCTGTCTAAATTATATGAACAACTATTATGGGTATCTAAAAATATTCACTGATGGTTCTAAAGATCCTAGTGGCAGATGTGGTATTGGTATATATATTCCAGAATTTGAtaagaaatataaatatagaaCAAGTAATTATTTATCAGTATTTTCTGTTGAAATGACAGCAATAATAACTGCTCTTAGGTGGGTTGAAGAGGTTAAACCTCTTAGATCAGTTATCTACACTGACTCTATGGCAGTACTTCAAAGTTTTATTACAGATAATTCTATGCGTGAAGATCTGATTTTAGAAGTAAAGTACCTCTTATTAAATATTGTTAGTCTAGGGAAAGTTATTCAGTTTTGCTGGGTACCAGGGCATTATGGAATTATTGGTAATGAAATTGCAGATAAACTAGCCAAAAAAGCTCTTGAATCAGATATCATAGAAATTCATACACCATTAGGCAAAGGGGATGCTAAAGCTTTTATTAAAGCAGAAATTGCACGTAGATGGCAAGATGAATGGGATTCAGAGAGCAAAGGCAGATACTATCACAATAATCAGAGTAGCATTGGAGGGAAAAGAATTACATCACTAGGTCTTAACAGACAGGAAGAGGTAGTCTTAACCAGATTGAGACTGGGTCATAATGGCCTTAATTCTACTTTATCTTTAATGGGCATGAGTAATGGTATATGTTCTGAATGTAAGGTCTGGGAGGATGTCACTCATGTCTTATTTTACTGTAAGAAATATGAGCAATTTAGACAAGTATGGAAAGATTTGCTATCCGAAAATTAAAATTTAGACTTGCTGCCAATATTTAATGAGTTGCCTAGCTGATTGCACAAAATATCACCATCTTCATTCAAGTCTTTTTGAGCTTTTtatcctttttatttttttgtttgtttgtggtttGCTGTTATCCTGTTTGCTGAGTTTCAcaaatgacagtaggcctaaataGGTAGTCTAGCCTGAAACAGCAAACTAAGTCATAAATAACCCCACATGGgaagatgacatcacaataacAAGGTAGCCTAGTATCGGCCCCATATTCTTAATCCTAAtgttagcctataggcctacattttccaCTAACTTATTTGTGCTAAATATTTGAAATATTTCAGCAGGGTCACTGTACAGAACTCTCTGTGGTATGTGTTGTGGATTCCAGAGACACAGTTTTATCCAATTTGAAGTTGAATTGTCACTACAGAGAAGGTTTAGGGCGTTTCACTTGGTTCAGGGGACATGCTGTTTGGTTTTATGGGTTCTTATTCTGTTAAGTCACTGGcttgttttgaaaacaaatcACACTGTTATGGCAACACCATTTCCATGATGTCAGTGAAGAGCAAAGTGAAAGGTAATTCGATACAGAAGGAATACATAAATGCAGGATGATAAAAGCTGAACATAAAAAGTGTGTGGTTTCAACATCATGTCAGACTGGGGAGCATCTCATCCAACACAAGGTCGATCAGCACTGGCACCCACAGGGGTGTGTCCTGTCCCTGCTGCTCTTTTCCCTCTACACTAATGACTGCACCTCAAACGCGTCTGTaaaagtttgcagatgacaccaccGTCATTGGTTTGATCCAGGAAGAGGTAGAACAGCTGATCCAATGGTGCAGTCAGAGGTACCTGGAGTTAAATCCTAAGAAGACTGTGCCGGCGATGATGACAGTGGACAAGTCCCGCACCTCCCACCAACCAGAATGACACAGTGTCCACTGTGGTTTCCTTTAGGTTCCTGGGATCAACCATTTCACAGGACCAAAATGGTCTTCCCACATTGACTcttattgttattgtatttttatattgtatatagtatcttgcctgtgcctgttgaggttcTGACTGagctttctgtttttattctttatatGTTAAATGAGTATTGTACTTtgtgttgtactttgagagcaaaggttaaccggagtcaaattccttgtttgtttatgcaaacctggcaaataaagctgattctgattctgattttgacaTTAGCTACAATAGCAAACAGGAAGGTGAGGCGCAGGCTAATCAGTTTTATTTAAAGCTTTATTTCATGTAACCAATCTATCAGCACTGCAATCAAAAAAGGATTCTCCGCTACTTTTGTGAATATTACTGTGCAGTGACTGTAAATAGCTCCTGACACAAGACAAACCACCACCACAAACCTGcacctttttttttaacaccTAA from Alosa sapidissima isolate fAloSap1 chromosome 3, fAloSap1.pri, whole genome shotgun sequence carries:
- the lpar2a gene encoding lysophosphatidic acid receptor 2a, encoding MQHCENYDKPVQFFYNYSGKYITDDWSTRDYVVLGVGLTVCVIVILSNILVITAIIINRNFHFPIYYLLGNMAAADLFAGVSYVNLLFHTGPYTIGLSKHQWFVRGALVDMSLMASVANLLAVAVERHQTIFTMQLHSSMSNRRVGLLILGIWAVAVFMGLVPFMGWDCICDLDACSITAPLYKRSFLAFWAMLNLIMFSIMVAMYARIFVYVHRRCRSRPALDVDQLNYETVVNLMKTVAIVLGAFVICWTPGLVILLLDGLNCKVCQVLKYEKYCLALAECNSLVNPIIYSYRDEDMRKTFKQILCFLCRTEGDQQGELSPVEFKKKDGSKRSSLRLPLFSVSSTG